The genome window TGCTTTCGCTGCTGCTCTGCCTCGGTGCGGCGACGGTGGGCGGCGTCTTTTTCGCTTTCTCCTCCTTCGTGATGCGCGCCCTCGGCCAGCTGCCACCGGAGGCCGGCGTCGCGGCCATGCAGCGCATCAACGTCGTCGTGCTCAATGCCTGGTTCCTCGGTGCCTTCCTCGGCACCGCGTTGCTGGCATCGCTCGCCGCGGTGACCGCGCTGCAGGTGTTGCCGGCGCCCGAGGCCGCGCAGCTGCTGGTCGCGGCGCTGCTGTATCTGGTCGGCCCGCTCGCGGTCACGATGCGCTGCAATGTCCCGCGCAACGAGCGGCTGGCGCGTATGGAGGCGGCCTCCGCCGAGGCCGCGCAATACTGGCCGCTCTATAAGCGCGAATGGACGCGCTGGAACCACGTCCGCACGGTCGCATCGCTGGCTTCTGCCACCTGCGCTGCCGGTGCGTTGATTGCCTAGAATTGCGCACTCGATCGGGAGTGCCGCGCAACTTGAGGACGGATGGCTGACGGCAAGCACAACGCGAGCGCGCTGAAGGCGATGAAGGGGCGGATGTCCGTTCCCATGCTGACCGCCTACACGACACCGATCGCCCGCTGCCTTGAGAAGGCGGCCTACCGGTTCTTCTCGTCGGTGACACCGTGGGGATGGTCGAGATGGGCTTGGCCAGCACGCGCGAAGTCACAGTGGCACACATGCAGTACCACATCGGCGCGGTGCGCCGGGGTGCGCCAAGTACGCACATCGTCGGGGATCTTCCCTATGACAGCGATCGCGATCCGGAAACGGCATTGCACAATGCGCGGCTGCTGATCAATGCCGGTGCCGACAGCATCAAGCTGGAAGGCCCGAAGCTGGAGGTGATCCGCCATCTCGTCGCTGGTGGCATCGACGTGGTCGGTCATACTGGACTGACCCCGCAGACCGCGGCGGACTTCAAGCAGGTCGGCCGACAAGCGGATGACGCCGAGCGCATTGGGCGCGAGGCTGCGGCCATCGTCGAGGCGGGCGTTTTCATGCTGGTGCTCGAGCACATCCCGGAGCAACTGGCCGCGCGGATCACCGGGTCAGTGCCGGTGCCGACGATCGGTATCGGCGCAGGGGCTTCCTGCGATGGTCAGGTGCTCGTCATCAACGATGCCATCGGCCTTGGCGAGAAGTGGCCGCCCTTTTCTCGCCAGTACGCTCATGTCAGTCAGACCATCACCGAGGCGGCAGAGCGTTTCGTGCAGCAGGTGGTGGATCGCCGCTTCTGAGCGCGGTTGAGCCGAGACGGTTGCCTCAGGCTTCGCCGTCGAATTTCTGCAGCGCCATTCGACCAGCACCAGTGGCCTCGAAAGGTGGTTGGATGAGAACCGATTCCGCATCACGCGTGATTGCGGCGCCCGCGGAGGTGATCTACGCGGCGCTGCTCGACCCCGGCGCCATGGCGCGCTGGCGACCGCCGGCGGGCATGCGCTGCGAGGTGCACACCTTCGATGCGCGCGAAGGCGGTGGCTTTTGCATGACCTTCGCCTACAGCGATGCCGGACACGCTGTAGCGGGCAAGACCAGCAAGCACGCCGATGTCTTCGAGGGGCGCTTTGTCGAGCTGGTGCCGGATGCACGCGTCGTCGAGCGGATCGATTTCGTCTCGGAGGATCCGGCATTCTTCGGGCCGATGACGGTTGTCACGTCACTGACGCCGGTTGCCGGCGGCACGGAGGTGACGATCACCTGCAAGGATGTGCCGAGCGGCATCCGCCGCGAGGATCACCAGGTCGGCCTGCGCTCGACGCTGGCCAATCTCGCCGCTTATACCGAGCACGGAGCACAGGGATGAATCTCACGGAAAGTTTCGCTGTCCTGAAGCCGAATCACGGCGTCGAGCCCATCGACGTCTCGCCCGCGATCTACCAGCAGCTCGACGAGCGCTACGACGGCTTCCGCGGGCACGTCCTGGTCTCGCTGCACGCCTTCGACACGCCCTGGGGCAGCTGGGAGCGGCATCCGCACGGCGACGAGATCGTCGTGTTGCTCGCCGGCGCGGCGGAAATCACCCTGCGCCGGGACGCGGGCGACGACGTAGTCGCGCTGTCGGCGCCGGAGGACTACGTCGTCGTGCCGCGCAACACCTGGCATACGGCCAGCCGCGTGCAGCCCGGTACGCGCATGCTCTTCATCACGCCGGGCGAGGGCACCGAGCACGCCGATATACCCTGAGCGGAGGCGGCGCCGTCACAGCGTCAGTGTGTGGGTGACGCCGATGCGCGCGACGAAGTCCTCGTCGTGCGAGACGACGACGAGGGTGCCGCTGTAGTTCTGCAGCGCCGCCTCGAGCAGCTCGCGGGAATCCAGATCCAGGTGGTTGTCGGGCTCGTCGAGCAGGAGCGTCGCCGGTGGTTCGGCACCGCCGGTGACGGCGAGCAGGGCCACCTTGAGCCGCTCGCCCCCGCTGAGCGCGGCCAGCGGCAGCAGCGCCTCGTCGCCGGGCAGGCGCAGGCCGGCCAGGCGCGTGCGCCAGTCGGCATCGGCCGCTTCCGGATGTAGGCGCCGCAGGTTGTCGACCGCCGAGGACGTCGGGTCGAGCAGGCGGAAGTCCTGGTCGAGGTAGACGCAGGATCCGTGTCGCCGGCAGTTGCCCGACTCCGGTGCCAGCCGGCCCGCCATGATCCTCAGCAGCGTCGTTTTGCCGCAGCCGTTGGGTCCGTGCACTCGCCAGCGCTCGCCGGCGCGCAGCGTCAGCGACAGCGGTGCATGCGCGCTCCCGGGCAGCGTCACCGCTTCCAGATGCAGGCGCACGGCAGCGCCATGCCCATCGCCGGCCAGCGGGAGCCGCTGTGTCGGCAGCGCCTCGCGCTGTGCGCGATCCCGTTGCAGCTGTGCCGCGACGCGGGCTTCGCGCTGCGCGTGCGCGATCCTGTTCCGGCCGCCACGATTCTCGGCGCGCTCGGCGCCCTTATCGAGCAGCATCTTGCTCTGCGAGCCTGAGCGGCGCTGCTTCTCTCCCTGCCGGCGGCGTCTGGCCGCGCGCTCGGCAGCGGCCTGGCGCTCCTCGCGCAGGCGGCGGCGCTGCTTCTCGGCGTCGTCGATGCGCTGCTCCAGCGCTGCCGCCTCGCGCTCCCGCCAGTTCTGCAGCGCCTCGTAGCTGCCGTGACGGCGCAGGCCGTCCGCGCGCAGCTCGAGGACGGCGTCGGCGCCGCGCAGCAGCGTTCGGTCGTGGCTGGCCACCAGCGCGCCGCCCGGGTGCGCCTTGAGCCGCTCGAGCAGCCACCGGCGGCCTGCGGCATCCATGTGATTGCTGGGCTCGTCGAGCAGCAGATAATGGTTGCGGCGCAGGAAGGCGGCGCACAGCGCCAGCCGGCTCTGCTCGCCGCCGCTGAGCGTGTCGACCGCCCTTTCCATGTCCGTGTTAAGGCCCGCATCGGCGAGCTGCTGCTGCCACTGCGCCGGCAGATGCCAGAGCGCGGCAACGCGGTCGAGGTCGGCCGGCTCGGCGTCGCCGCGCGCGATGCGCGCGAAGGTGTCGTGCAGGTGCGTCACGCCCAGCGCATCGGCGACGCGGCCGGCCGGCAGGCGCTGAAGCTGGTCGACGCGATAATGGGGCCGGTGCCACTGGATGTCGCCCGTGGTGGGCGCCAGCTCGCCGGCTAGCAGCTTCAGCAGCACCGATTTGCCGCGGCCGTTGGGGCCGACCAGCGCGGTGACGCCTTCCTCCAGGCTGGCCGCCAGATCGTGGAAGAGGCGATGATCGTTGAAATCGACGGTGAGATCGGAGAATCGACCGATGACCGACATGGGCTGCCTCCCGGCGGGCGGGCAGGCGGCGGTTGCCCTGCTGTCGGCAGGTTGCCGCCTGCACGCGAAAGCGAGCGCCCCGGTGCGGGGCGCGGAAGCTCGGTGCGGGGGCTTACTGCTTCATTGCCGGATCGACTCCGTCGCGATGG of Algiphilus aromaticivorans DG1253 contains these proteins:
- a CDS encoding anthrone oxygenase family protein, which gives rise to MLSLLLCLGAATVGGVFFAFSSFVMRALGQLPPEAGVAAMQRINVVVLNAWFLGAFLGTALLASLAAVTALQVLPAPEAAQLLVAALLYLVGPLAVTMRCNVPRNERLARMEAASAEAAQYWPLYKREWTRWNHVRTVASLASATCAAGALIA
- a CDS encoding SRPBCC family protein gives rise to the protein MRTDSASRVIAAPAEVIYAALLDPGAMARWRPPAGMRCEVHTFDAREGGGFCMTFAYSDAGHAVAGKTSKHADVFEGRFVELVPDARVVERIDFVSEDPAFFGPMTVVTSLTPVAGGTEVTITCKDVPSGIRREDHQVGLRSTLANLAAYTEHGAQG
- a CDS encoding cupin domain-containing protein, whose protein sequence is MNLTESFAVLKPNHGVEPIDVSPAIYQQLDERYDGFRGHVLVSLHAFDTPWGSWERHPHGDEIVVLLAGAAEITLRRDAGDDVVALSAPEDYVVVPRNTWHTASRVQPGTRMLFITPGEGTEHADIP
- a CDS encoding ATP-binding cassette domain-containing protein; its protein translation is MSVIGRFSDLTVDFNDHRLFHDLAASLEEGVTALVGPNGRGKSVLLKLLAGELAPTTGDIQWHRPHYRVDQLQRLPAGRVADALGVTHLHDTFARIARGDAEPADLDRVAALWHLPAQWQQQLADAGLNTDMERAVDTLSGGEQSRLALCAAFLRRNHYLLLDEPSNHMDAAGRRWLLERLKAHPGGALVASHDRTLLRGADAVLELRADGLRRHGSYEALQNWREREAAALEQRIDDAEKQRRRLREERQAAAERAARRRRQGEKQRRSGSQSKMLLDKGAERAENRGGRNRIAHAQREARVAAQLQRDRAQREALPTQRLPLAGDGHGAAVRLHLEAVTLPGSAHAPLSLTLRAGERWRVHGPNGCGKTTLLRIMAGRLAPESGNCRRHGSCVYLDQDFRLLDPTSSAVDNLRRLHPEAADADWRTRLAGLRLPGDEALLPLAALSGGERLKVALLAVTGGAEPPATLLLDEPDNHLDLDSRELLEAALQNYSGTLVVVSHDEDFVARIGVTHTLTL